In a single window of the Deltaproteobacteria bacterium genome:
- a CDS encoding fatty acid desaturase produces MVTARVSPPDAQPLAKPIAAPQAIRRRRGLLRYRADLWSLGWMQVTVALSLLPFVVHMPLWAEGLLLLPVLFFRSSVAYVQHNQSHLGVFWSRPLNFLYDLELALMSGYVTALWEQHHVNGHHRHYLTPKKDPARTRDLRTGRDVSRWHYVVFGNLTVLRDAWRIACAQAAEGRADPRPRAVAQFAVACLVAGALAWRDPIAFAGFILVPNLLVAWGVWHISYDHHLNLPMTSHMSGSHSHLSARFNLLTFNIGHHAAHHEKPTLHWSLLPARSAQILPKLAPESVHGELPRSVTDAARAPERVA; encoded by the coding sequence ATGGTCACAGCTCGAGTCTCGCCTCCCGACGCCCAACCTCTGGCCAAACCCATCGCCGCACCCCAGGCGATTCGACGTCGACGCGGGCTGCTCCGGTACCGCGCCGACCTCTGGTCGCTCGGGTGGATGCAGGTGACGGTGGCCCTCTCGCTGCTGCCGTTCGTGGTGCACATGCCGCTCTGGGCCGAGGGCCTGCTGCTCCTGCCCGTGCTCTTCTTCCGCTCCTCGGTGGCGTACGTGCAGCACAACCAGAGCCACCTCGGCGTGTTCTGGTCGCGCCCGCTCAACTTTCTCTACGACCTCGAGCTGGCGTTGATGTCCGGCTATGTGACCGCGCTCTGGGAGCAGCACCACGTCAACGGCCACCACCGGCACTACCTCACGCCCAAGAAGGATCCGGCGCGGACCCGGGATCTCCGCACGGGGCGCGACGTGTCGCGCTGGCACTACGTGGTCTTCGGCAACCTGACCGTGCTCCGCGACGCGTGGCGCATCGCGTGTGCGCAGGCCGCCGAGGGCCGGGCCGATCCGCGCCCGCGCGCGGTGGCGCAGTTCGCGGTGGCGTGCCTCGTCGCCGGGGCGCTGGCCTGGCGCGATCCCATCGCGTTCGCGGGCTTCATCCTGGTGCCCAACCTGCTCGTGGCCTGGGGCGTGTGGCACATCTCCTACGACCACCACCTGAACCTGCCGATGACCTCGCACATGAGCGGGAGCCACAGCCATCTGTCGGCGCGGTTCAACCTGCTCACCTTCAACATCGGCCACCACGCCGCGCACCACGAGAAGCCGACCTTGCACTGGTCGCTGCTTCCGGCGCGAAGCGCGCAAATCCTGCCGAAGCTCGCTCCCGAGAGCGTCCACGGCGAGCTGCCCAGGTCGGTGACCGACGCGGCGAGAGCGCCGGAGCGCGTCGCCTAG
- a CDS encoding sigma-70 family RNA polymerase sigma factor encodes MDAPGLMTGHTQARPNREKTLIKRAESLDIGAGSGHEARRVSPVSRPRAYVHQEPVPLDRTILLRFRAGDASAFAEVMREFDSLVRSVVRRHWQSEFEREEAMQEVWTHAYRQREALDPARLEAFAGWLAVLAKRRCLDMSRSPEPAPTDAQAEALLAELAAEEDPHGDVEARELSEAVRQFVAGLRPGWREFFELHFVQGLDYEAVGARLGLGKLRCKYMKKVLALQARHDARLRAALGRLRGGAHGDRH; translated from the coding sequence ATGGACGCTCCCGGGCTCATGACAGGACATACGCAGGCCCGCCCCAATCGGGAGAAAACTCTCATCAAGCGTGCGGAATCGTTGGACATCGGCGCGGGGTCGGGGCACGAGGCGAGGCGCGTTTCTCCCGTTTCGCGCCCTCGCGCGTATGTGCATCAGGAGCCCGTGCCGCTCGACCGCACCATCCTCCTTCGCTTCCGGGCCGGCGACGCCTCCGCGTTTGCGGAGGTGATGCGGGAGTTCGATTCGCTGGTGCGCTCGGTGGTTCGTCGGCACTGGCAGAGCGAGTTCGAGCGCGAGGAAGCCATGCAGGAAGTCTGGACCCACGCCTACCGCCAGCGCGAAGCGCTCGATCCGGCGCGGCTCGAGGCGTTCGCCGGCTGGCTGGCGGTGCTCGCCAAGCGCCGCTGTCTCGATATGAGCCGCTCTCCCGAACCCGCCCCGACCGACGCCCAGGCCGAGGCGCTCCTGGCCGAGCTCGCCGCCGAGGAAGATCCCCACGGCGATGTCGAGGCGCGCGAGCTCTCCGAGGCGGTGCGGCAGTTCGTGGCCGGGCTGCGGCCGGGCTGGCGCGAGTTCTTCGAGCTGCACTTCGTGCAGGGGCTGGACTACGAGGCGGTGGGCGCGCGCCTGGGCCTCGGCAAGCTGCGCTGCAAGTACATGAAGAAGGTGCTGGCCCTGCAGGCCCGGCACGACGCGAGGCTGCGGGCGGCGCTGGGCAGGCTGCGAGGAGGCGCGCATGGCGACCGCCACTGA
- a CDS encoding FecR domain-containing protein, with amino-acid sequence MATATERATIDRLLAVGLPPRAEVKLRAHLRGCEPCRAFYDDEVRLLRAFAGDVRRPTPAELSRLVRRTLAEVAPGAPRPESKPSWVDAWIFEPWRQLTIGLVAASVAVLLVVFAGVQLESSGRVSGAPSLAAAVSTTREATVDGAVAMDGTGVFAGTEIAVGKSGAVELQLVRGGRVRLFPETRVVLGPRGETVELRSGRVWCDIDPGVGGFSVHTDNAVARVLGTSFVVEREASGATEVRVLSGAVQVQDSGHRGEVVVHGGQKSEVRAEAAPSPASHYDPSDDLSAWDRLWRSIGRFLRGIGRVFSK; translated from the coding sequence ATGGCGACCGCCACTGAGCGCGCCACCATCGATCGGCTGCTCGCGGTGGGGCTGCCGCCGCGCGCCGAGGTGAAGCTCCGTGCGCACCTGCGCGGGTGCGAGCCGTGTCGCGCCTTCTACGACGACGAGGTGCGGCTCCTCCGCGCGTTCGCGGGCGACGTGCGTCGGCCCACGCCGGCGGAGCTCTCCCGGCTCGTGCGTCGGACGCTGGCCGAGGTGGCGCCGGGTGCGCCGCGGCCGGAGTCCAAGCCCTCATGGGTGGACGCGTGGATCTTCGAGCCCTGGCGGCAGCTCACCATCGGTCTGGTTGCGGCCTCGGTGGCCGTGCTGCTCGTGGTCTTCGCCGGCGTGCAGCTCGAGAGCTCGGGTCGGGTGAGCGGCGCGCCGTCGCTGGCTGCGGCCGTCAGCACGACGCGCGAGGCCACCGTGGACGGCGCGGTGGCCATGGACGGGACGGGCGTCTTCGCGGGCACGGAGATCGCGGTGGGCAAGTCGGGCGCGGTGGAGCTGCAGCTGGTTCGCGGTGGGCGGGTGCGGCTCTTCCCCGAGACGCGGGTGGTGCTCGGACCGCGCGGCGAGACCGTGGAGCTGCGCAGCGGCCGCGTGTGGTGCGACATCGATCCCGGGGTCGGCGGCTTCTCCGTGCACACCGACAACGCCGTGGCCCGCGTGCTGGGCACGAGCTTCGTGGTGGAGCGCGAGGCCTCGGGCGCCACGGAGGTTCGCGTGCTCAGCGGCGCCGTCCAGGTGCAGGACAGCGGCCATCGCGGCGAGGTGGTCGTTCACGGCGGGCAGAAGAGCGAGGTGCGCGCCGAGGCCGCCCCCAGCCCCGCGAGCCACTACGACCCCAGCGACGATCTCTCTGCGTGGGATCGCCTCTGGCGCAGCATCGGCCGCTTTTTGCGCGGCATCGGACGGGTCTTCAGCAAGTAG
- a CDS encoding alpha/beta fold hydrolase: MVPSIQFCETAHGRRLAYSRLGEGPLLVLPPAWISHLGVLWENLGFQRFVGALAQHNTVVWFDRQGCGFSARGRVDFSVDEDVLDLETVIAQFPEQPLSLFAVSCAGPVAVTYAVRHPERVKHLVLYGTFARGERLGPELVRQSVLGMVHASWGLGAKLLTEMFIPADSGAAQSAAEWFTRFQRESATSQMAGRLLEAMYATDVLALLSQVRCPTLVLHRREDRAIPERAGRELAAGIAGARFVELAGKIHLAWFGDTDQLLHQLADFLGEPAPSLSTEPGPVRYEVVHRDVLGAAEAQPRFRVGLAQLDVPFESFTLAGDGLVSLRSDAIPDIARKLAEALERAAARHVELLLLPELSVDSGLPALYELLAAFARATGAVVVPGAFHVPARHANLCRVIGPAGVLWEQEKHIAASFTLDGRRVTEGIQPQAQRRVVIADTRFGRVAIAICRDFLDLDLRVELKNAEPPVDIVLNPAFTPVTADFEAAHFEARRSLYAYSLFCNAARFGNSVISSPERGHRRLRAAPGREALLFKDVDLLALRAARRHWEAVRGAVPQFIQSTRG; the protein is encoded by the coding sequence ATGGTCCCGTCGATTCAATTCTGTGAGACCGCCCACGGCAGGCGCCTGGCGTACTCCCGCCTCGGCGAGGGGCCGCTGCTGGTGCTGCCGCCAGCGTGGATCTCACACCTCGGCGTGCTCTGGGAGAACCTCGGCTTTCAGCGGTTCGTGGGCGCGCTCGCCCAGCACAACACCGTGGTCTGGTTCGATCGCCAGGGGTGCGGCTTCTCGGCCCGCGGGCGGGTCGACTTCTCGGTCGACGAGGACGTGCTCGATCTGGAGACGGTGATTGCACAGTTCCCCGAGCAGCCGCTGTCGCTCTTCGCCGTCTCGTGCGCCGGGCCGGTGGCGGTCACGTACGCGGTGCGGCACCCCGAGCGCGTGAAGCACCTGGTGCTGTACGGCACGTTCGCGCGCGGTGAGCGGCTCGGGCCCGAGCTGGTGCGCCAGTCGGTTTTGGGCATGGTGCACGCGAGCTGGGGCCTGGGCGCCAAGCTGCTCACGGAGATGTTCATCCCGGCCGACTCGGGCGCCGCGCAGAGCGCCGCCGAGTGGTTCACGCGATTTCAGCGCGAAAGCGCGACGTCGCAGATGGCCGGGCGGCTGCTGGAAGCGATGTACGCCACCGACGTGCTGGCGCTGCTCTCCCAGGTGCGCTGCCCCACCCTGGTGCTGCACCGACGCGAGGACCGCGCCATCCCCGAGCGGGCCGGAAGGGAGCTGGCGGCGGGCATCGCGGGCGCGCGCTTCGTGGAGCTCGCCGGCAAGATCCACCTCGCGTGGTTCGGAGACACCGACCAACTGCTGCACCAGCTCGCCGACTTCCTCGGTGAGCCGGCGCCGTCGCTGAGCACGGAGCCGGGACCTGTGCGCTACGAAGTCGTGCACCGCGACGTGCTCGGAGCGGCCGAGGCACAGCCGCGCTTTCGGGTGGGGCTCGCGCAGCTCGACGTGCCCTTCGAGTCATTCACGCTGGCCGGTGACGGCCTGGTCTCGCTGCGCAGCGACGCGATCCCCGACATCGCGCGCAAGCTGGCCGAGGCCCTCGAGCGCGCGGCGGCGCGGCACGTCGAGCTCTTGCTGCTGCCTGAGCTGTCCGTCGATTCGGGCTTGCCGGCGCTCTATGAGTTGCTCGCTGCGTTCGCGCGCGCGACGGGCGCGGTGGTGGTGCCGGGCGCGTTCCACGTCCCCGCGCGGCACGCCAACCTGTGCCGGGTGATCGGGCCCGCGGGCGTGCTCTGGGAGCAGGAGAAGCACATCGCGGCGAGCTTCACGCTCGATGGGCGGCGCGTGACCGAAGGCATCCAACCTCAGGCACAGCGGCGCGTGGTCATCGCCGACACGCGCTTTGGCCGCGTGGCCATCGCCATCTGCCGCGACTTCCTCGACCTCGATCTGCGCGTGGAACTGAAGAACGCCGAGCCGCCCGTGGACATCGTGCTCAACCCCGCGTTCACGCCCGTGACCGCCGACTTCGAAGCGGCGCACTTCGAAGCGCGACGTTCCCTCTACGCGTACAGCCTGTTCTGCAATGCGGCGCGCTTTGGGAACTCGGTGATCTCCTCGCCCGAGCGAGGGCACCGGCGGCTGCGCGCTGCGCCAGGCCGCGAGGCGCTGCTCTTCAAGGATGTGGATCTCCTCGCGCTGCGCGCTGCGCGTCGGCACTGGGAGGCCGTGCGCGGCGCCGTGCCGCAGTTCATCCAGAGCACGCGCGGCTAG